From Strix uralensis isolate ZFMK-TIS-50842 chromosome 1, bStrUra1, whole genome shotgun sequence, a single genomic window includes:
- the LYN gene encoding tyrosine-protein kinase Lyn isoform X3 — MMQKGNMGCIKSKRKENLHGDGLDLKNQPVRKTERTIYVRDPTSNKQQRPANPEAQLLPGQRFVSEETEEHGVIVVALYPYDGIHEEDLSFKKGEKLKVIEELGEWWRAKSLTTRKEGFIPSNYVAKVDTLETEEWFFKDITRKDAERQLLAPGNSPGAFLIRESETLKGSYSLSIRDYDPQHGDVIKHYKIRSLDNGGFYISPRITFPNINDMIKHYQKQSDGLCRKLEKACISPKPQKPWDKDAWEIPRESIKLVKKLGAGQFGEVWMGYYHNSTKVAVKTLKPGTMSVQAFLEEANLMKTLQHDKLVRLYAVVTKEEPIYIITEFMAKGSLLDFLKSDEGSKLLLPKLIDFSAQIAEGMAYIERKNYIHRDLRAANVLVSDLLMCKIADFGLARVIEDNEYTAREGAKFPIKWTAPEAINYGSFTIKSDVWSFGILLYEIVTYGKIPYPGMSNSDVMVALQRGYRMPRMETCPAELYDIMKTCWKDRAEERPTFDYLQSVLDDFYTATEGQYQQQP, encoded by the exons GAAATATGGGATGtataaaatcaaaaaggaaagagaatCTGCATGGAGATGGTCTAGATTTGAAGAATCAACCAGTACGTAAAACTGAACGAACTATTTATGTGAGGGATCCAACGTCCAATAAACAGCAAAGGCCA GCAAATCCAGAAGCACAGCTCTTACCAGGACAGAGGTTTGTCAGTGAAG AAACAGAGGAGCATGGAGTCATTGTGGTAGCTTTGTATCCCTATGATGGCATTCATGAAGAGGACTTGTCcttcaaaaaaggagaaaaattgaAAGTTATTGAGGA gctgGGAGAATGGTGGAGAGCAAAATCTCTCACAACGAGGAAGGAAGGCTTCATTCCCAGCAACTACGTAGCAAAAGTAGACACCCTGGAAACAGAAGA ATGGTTCTTCAAAGACATAACCCGAAAAGATGCTGAAAGACAACTCCTGGCTCCTGGAAATAGTCCTGGAGCTTTCCTTATCAGAGAAAGTGAAACATTAAAAG GGAGCTATTCTCTCTCCATAAGAGACTATGATCCACAGCATGGTGATGTTATTAAGCACTACAAAATTAGGAGTCTAGACAATGGAGGATTTTACATCTCTCCAAGAATAACTTTTCCCAACATCAATGATATGATCAAACATTATCAAA AGCAATCAGATGGCTTATGCAGAAAGTTGGAAAAAGCTTGTATTAGTCCCAAGCCTCAAAAACCATGGGATAAAGATGCATGGGAAATCCCACGGGAATCAATTAAATTAGTGAAGAAACTTGGAGCTGGTCAGTTTGGAGAAGTCTGGATGG GTTACTATCATAATAGTACAAAAGTGGCTGTGAAGACTCTGAAGCCTGGAACGATGTCTGTGCAAGCCTTTCTGGAGGAAGCCAACCTCATGAAAACACTTCAGCATGATAAGCTCGTTAGGCTTTATGCTGTAGTGACCAAAGAAGAACCTATTTATATTATAACAGAATTCATGGCTAAAG GAAGTCTGCTGGATTTTCTGAAGAGTGATGAAGGAAGTAAATTGTTGCTTCCAAAGCTAATTGACTTCTCTGCTCAG ATTGCAGAAGGGATGGcatatatagaaagaaaaaattatatccATCGAGATTTGAGAGCAGCAAATGTTCTGGTTTCAGACTTACTGATGTGCAAAATTGCTGATTTTGGACTAGCGAGAGTCATCGAAGACAACGAATATACAGCAAGGGaag GTGCAAAATTCCCTATTAAATGGACAGCACCAGAAGCAATTAACTATGGATCTTTCACTATTAAATCTGATGTGTGGTCATTTGGGATTCTCCTATACGAAATCGTTACATACGGAAAGATTCCTTACCCAG GTATGAGCAATTCAGATGTGATGGTTGCTCTTCAGCGCGGGTACCGGATGCCACGCATGGAAACCTGTCCAGCTGAGCTTTACGATATTATGAAAACATGCTGGAaagacagagcagaagagagGCCAACATTTGATTATCTACAGAGTGTGCTTGATGATTTCTACACAGCAACAGAAGGGCAGTATCAACAACAGCCATAG
- the LYN gene encoding tyrosine-protein kinase Lyn isoform X1 — MGCIKSKRKENLHGDGLDLKNQPVRKTERTIYVRDPTSNKQQRPANPEAQLLPGQRFVSEETEEHGVIVVALYPYDGIHEEDLSFKKGEKLKVIEELGEWWRAKSLTTRKEGFIPSNYVAKVDTLETEEWFFKDITRKDAERQLLAPGNSPGAFLIRESETLKGSYSLSIRDYDPQHGDVIKHYKIRSLDNGGFYISPRITFPNINDMIKHYQKQSDGLCRKLEKACISPKPQKPWDKDAWEIPRESIKLVKKLGAGQFGEVWMGYYHNSTKVAVKTLKPGTMSVQAFLEEANLMKTLQHDKLVRLYAVVTKEEPIYIITEFMAKGSLLDFLKSDEGSKLLLPKLIDFSAQIAEGMAYIERKNYIHRDLRAANVLVSDLLMCKIADFGLARVIEDNEYTAREGAKFPIKWTAPEAINYGSFTIKSDVWSFGILLYEIVTYGKIPYPGMSNSDVMVALQRGYRMPRMETCPAELYDIMKTCWKDRAEERPTFDYLQSVLDDFYTATEGQYQQQP; from the exons ATGGGATGtataaaatcaaaaaggaaagagaatCTGCATGGAGATGGTCTAGATTTGAAGAATCAACCAGTACGTAAAACTGAACGAACTATTTATGTGAGGGATCCAACGTCCAATAAACAGCAAAGGCCA GCAAATCCAGAAGCACAGCTCTTACCAGGACAGAGGTTTGTCAGTGAAG AAACAGAGGAGCATGGAGTCATTGTGGTAGCTTTGTATCCCTATGATGGCATTCATGAAGAGGACTTGTCcttcaaaaaaggagaaaaattgaAAGTTATTGAGGA gctgGGAGAATGGTGGAGAGCAAAATCTCTCACAACGAGGAAGGAAGGCTTCATTCCCAGCAACTACGTAGCAAAAGTAGACACCCTGGAAACAGAAGA ATGGTTCTTCAAAGACATAACCCGAAAAGATGCTGAAAGACAACTCCTGGCTCCTGGAAATAGTCCTGGAGCTTTCCTTATCAGAGAAAGTGAAACATTAAAAG GGAGCTATTCTCTCTCCATAAGAGACTATGATCCACAGCATGGTGATGTTATTAAGCACTACAAAATTAGGAGTCTAGACAATGGAGGATTTTACATCTCTCCAAGAATAACTTTTCCCAACATCAATGATATGATCAAACATTATCAAA AGCAATCAGATGGCTTATGCAGAAAGTTGGAAAAAGCTTGTATTAGTCCCAAGCCTCAAAAACCATGGGATAAAGATGCATGGGAAATCCCACGGGAATCAATTAAATTAGTGAAGAAACTTGGAGCTGGTCAGTTTGGAGAAGTCTGGATGG GTTACTATCATAATAGTACAAAAGTGGCTGTGAAGACTCTGAAGCCTGGAACGATGTCTGTGCAAGCCTTTCTGGAGGAAGCCAACCTCATGAAAACACTTCAGCATGATAAGCTCGTTAGGCTTTATGCTGTAGTGACCAAAGAAGAACCTATTTATATTATAACAGAATTCATGGCTAAAG GAAGTCTGCTGGATTTTCTGAAGAGTGATGAAGGAAGTAAATTGTTGCTTCCAAAGCTAATTGACTTCTCTGCTCAG ATTGCAGAAGGGATGGcatatatagaaagaaaaaattatatccATCGAGATTTGAGAGCAGCAAATGTTCTGGTTTCAGACTTACTGATGTGCAAAATTGCTGATTTTGGACTAGCGAGAGTCATCGAAGACAACGAATATACAGCAAGGGaag GTGCAAAATTCCCTATTAAATGGACAGCACCAGAAGCAATTAACTATGGATCTTTCACTATTAAATCTGATGTGTGGTCATTTGGGATTCTCCTATACGAAATCGTTACATACGGAAAGATTCCTTACCCAG GTATGAGCAATTCAGATGTGATGGTTGCTCTTCAGCGCGGGTACCGGATGCCACGCATGGAAACCTGTCCAGCTGAGCTTTACGATATTATGAAAACATGCTGGAaagacagagcagaagagagGCCAACATTTGATTATCTACAGAGTGTGCTTGATGATTTCTACACAGCAACAGAAGGGCAGTATCAACAACAGCCATAG
- the LYN gene encoding tyrosine-protein kinase Lyn isoform X2: MGCIKSKRKENLHGDGLDLKNQPANPEAQLLPGQRFVSEETEEHGVIVVALYPYDGIHEEDLSFKKGEKLKVIEELGEWWRAKSLTTRKEGFIPSNYVAKVDTLETEEWFFKDITRKDAERQLLAPGNSPGAFLIRESETLKGSYSLSIRDYDPQHGDVIKHYKIRSLDNGGFYISPRITFPNINDMIKHYQKQSDGLCRKLEKACISPKPQKPWDKDAWEIPRESIKLVKKLGAGQFGEVWMGYYHNSTKVAVKTLKPGTMSVQAFLEEANLMKTLQHDKLVRLYAVVTKEEPIYIITEFMAKGSLLDFLKSDEGSKLLLPKLIDFSAQIAEGMAYIERKNYIHRDLRAANVLVSDLLMCKIADFGLARVIEDNEYTAREGAKFPIKWTAPEAINYGSFTIKSDVWSFGILLYEIVTYGKIPYPGMSNSDVMVALQRGYRMPRMETCPAELYDIMKTCWKDRAEERPTFDYLQSVLDDFYTATEGQYQQQP, from the exons ATGGGATGtataaaatcaaaaaggaaagagaatCTGCATGGAGATGGTCTAGATTTGAAGAATCAACCA GCAAATCCAGAAGCACAGCTCTTACCAGGACAGAGGTTTGTCAGTGAAG AAACAGAGGAGCATGGAGTCATTGTGGTAGCTTTGTATCCCTATGATGGCATTCATGAAGAGGACTTGTCcttcaaaaaaggagaaaaattgaAAGTTATTGAGGA gctgGGAGAATGGTGGAGAGCAAAATCTCTCACAACGAGGAAGGAAGGCTTCATTCCCAGCAACTACGTAGCAAAAGTAGACACCCTGGAAACAGAAGA ATGGTTCTTCAAAGACATAACCCGAAAAGATGCTGAAAGACAACTCCTGGCTCCTGGAAATAGTCCTGGAGCTTTCCTTATCAGAGAAAGTGAAACATTAAAAG GGAGCTATTCTCTCTCCATAAGAGACTATGATCCACAGCATGGTGATGTTATTAAGCACTACAAAATTAGGAGTCTAGACAATGGAGGATTTTACATCTCTCCAAGAATAACTTTTCCCAACATCAATGATATGATCAAACATTATCAAA AGCAATCAGATGGCTTATGCAGAAAGTTGGAAAAAGCTTGTATTAGTCCCAAGCCTCAAAAACCATGGGATAAAGATGCATGGGAAATCCCACGGGAATCAATTAAATTAGTGAAGAAACTTGGAGCTGGTCAGTTTGGAGAAGTCTGGATGG GTTACTATCATAATAGTACAAAAGTGGCTGTGAAGACTCTGAAGCCTGGAACGATGTCTGTGCAAGCCTTTCTGGAGGAAGCCAACCTCATGAAAACACTTCAGCATGATAAGCTCGTTAGGCTTTATGCTGTAGTGACCAAAGAAGAACCTATTTATATTATAACAGAATTCATGGCTAAAG GAAGTCTGCTGGATTTTCTGAAGAGTGATGAAGGAAGTAAATTGTTGCTTCCAAAGCTAATTGACTTCTCTGCTCAG ATTGCAGAAGGGATGGcatatatagaaagaaaaaattatatccATCGAGATTTGAGAGCAGCAAATGTTCTGGTTTCAGACTTACTGATGTGCAAAATTGCTGATTTTGGACTAGCGAGAGTCATCGAAGACAACGAATATACAGCAAGGGaag GTGCAAAATTCCCTATTAAATGGACAGCACCAGAAGCAATTAACTATGGATCTTTCACTATTAAATCTGATGTGTGGTCATTTGGGATTCTCCTATACGAAATCGTTACATACGGAAAGATTCCTTACCCAG GTATGAGCAATTCAGATGTGATGGTTGCTCTTCAGCGCGGGTACCGGATGCCACGCATGGAAACCTGTCCAGCTGAGCTTTACGATATTATGAAAACATGCTGGAaagacagagcagaagagagGCCAACATTTGATTATCTACAGAGTGTGCTTGATGATTTCTACACAGCAACAGAAGGGCAGTATCAACAACAGCCATAG